ATAGGAGATAATGCTTCATTAGCAGTTTTGAGAAAGCCTACAGCAGAATTCTAACCGCTTAGCTCAATAGTCAATGATGAATAAGCATACGCTGAGGCAGATAACAAAACAGAGCTGGAGCCAGCAACTTGTCTGTATTGCATCTAGCTGTATCATTGCATGGAAGAGCGAAATTGAACTGATTAAGTTTACATACTGAAGACATTTCGCTGGATGAAAGCAAGCTGAAGAATAAAGAATTACAATTCAGACTCCAGTCTTTATTATATGTCCTATAGAGATTACTTGCCAGTATTTGGCCAAACTACCCAGGGTTCTTTTTGTATTAATAGTTCTCCAGAAATGGTATCTGGGGTGGGTTATGTAAAAGGGAACACGCTTGGATCTTAATCATAGTGCGCATCAGCTACATGGAAcaggtgggcagcccaatccagaggtggtGCCCGAGCAGTGTGGGCCtgtgctgatgcatttgcccacTACAGTGACATAAGTGACACCTACACCAGAAGAGAGGACAAACAGGGTGGTGACCAGGTGCTGTGGAGCTGAAAGGCAGCTGACCCAAAAGATACTACCTGCTCCGGAGCCAATGTTGATGCCAGTATGACTAGGGGTGAGTTAGGAATGTTCCTGGAGGCAGAGCtaaccttagaagaagaagagtttggatttataatcccccctttctctcccgtaggagactcaaaggggctgacaatctccttgcccttcccccctcacaacaaacaccctgtgaggtaggtggggctgagagagttcagaagaactgtgactagcccaaggtcacccagctggcgtgtgtgggagtgtacaggctaatctgaattccccagataagtttccacagctcaagaggcagagcggggaatcaaacccggttcctccagattagagtacacctgctcttaaccactacgcttaACCACGACTTTCACCAGACTTTCGGTCCAGGGATGCCCCAGTGCAGGAGTCCAACTTAAGCCACCCTAAGTATATTTTGGGCTATAGGGAATTCTCCAGAGGCTGGGATTTTCCTCTTTTATAATATGTGGTCTGCCTTGAAtttcagagagaaaggcagaatataaagtaaaaaataagcaaacaaatattTGGGACACAGCTGTGCCAAAAATTTGCTCTCTGGCTATGACGACGTGGCCCACTGACAAGCATCCCATTTGGGAGGGAGGGCAAaataaagggttttttccttcctgcaaATCACAGAGATGCACCCCTTCCCAGGCACTCTGGCAATGAATGTACAAACCTCTTTGCACATGCCATTTGAGCAGCACAATGCCGATAATTTCGctagccagcatagtgtagtggtttagaatggtggactctaatctggagaagcaagtttgattccccactgcttcacatgagcagtggactctgacctgatgaactgaatttgcttgcctactcctacatatgaagcctgctgggtgaccttgggccagtcaaagttctctgagaattctctcagccccacctacctcacaaggggagaggaagagaaggtgattgtaagcaactttgagacttcagatgggatataaatccaaactactcctcctcttgaaAGACAAAAGGGTTGACACACGGCGTAGTGCACCGGGTGGTACTGTCAGCAGTGTTCCCAAGCAAGGTAAACAAGGCTGCTATCTTATGTGTGTCCTTGAGAGTAAACCTATTGGAATAGACTGGGGATTACTTCAAAGTAAATTAGCACAGACCTGGATGGCATATCAATGACTTAGCCATGTTTTGGAGCCCCCAGTTCGATCTTAGATGCTCTCCATGGGAGCTGTTATAAGCTAAAAACCATACGCTGCACTCCTGGCAAAGTGACAGATGCTCTGGCATCTTTCCATGGGAATGTGCATtttgctgtgtggttttttttgtgcATATTCTTTTACTTCTGACACTGCTGGTTTCTGTCAGAcctgtttgggagggagggaaacactTTCCAGAATGATTTCGGCTCGTAATGAACAATGCACttctgtggaacacaggcagTGGAGATAAAGGGCAACGAATGTGAAAGGGAGATGTTATTCTTTGTGCATGTTTTGTTCCAAATGGACCAGAGCAAAGCACATTCTAGTGAAAGCCTCGTGTTTTTATCCTGAATAGATTTCTGGAGGCGCTGGAAGAGGGCAGAAATTTTAACTGATTCATCTTTCCCATGACAGCTCAAATCACATACACTACACTGTGCTGTTCATGTAGGATGAGGAATCCCTACATATAGCTTAGGGGGATCAGAGGTCTttcatggggggggtggggggaatcaatcCACCCCACAATACCCTACACGCAGAAATGTATGCAGGATCCAAACCTTTGCCATGTAGTTAGTTCTGCTCTTTCAACGTTTTCTCTTAGCAAGACTCAATAATTACTCTAGAATTcttgtttatgttatttatagtctgcctggTTCACTCAGATTCCAGACAGAttacacaatataaataaataggatcAACAGGCTGGGATATCCAGTAAACAGTGATATGAGGTTTGGATTGTGGACATCTGAAAACATGCAGAAGTCTGATCCTGAGCTGAAACAATGATGAAGTATAATGATGAAGtatatgtaatttttgcattgtttaatggTTCAAACATTAAccattaaacaatgcaaaaattacatagtaagaACATACTTTTGGCAACAGGACACAGTAGTAGCATCTATAGTCTTTTATCCCTTTAGCAATTCTAGACAGGGAGCAAGGAGTACCTGAGTGCTGCTAAGCAATTAAGATGACTTTGGTGTGTACACTTTGATGGTGAAAAGTGCATcgagttgcagtcaacttatggtgaccccatagggttttcaaggcaagagacaaacataggaggtttgccattgcctacctctgcatagcaaccctatgaaCAAGATGTTGGGATACAGGTGGtctgtaagctaaatatgagcagtcagttgtgatgcagcggcaaaaaaaggctaatgcagtttTGAGGTGAATAATCAGGGGCATAGcatccaaactgcaagatgtcatagccTTGCTATACACATTGGCCAGACCACGCTATTGAGTATTGCCTGCAGTTCTGAAGGCCTCATCTCAAAAAAGATGTGTACAGAATGGAAAATGGGCAGAGAGGAGAGCaaagaggatgatcaggggcctggagaccagtcccctacgaggaaaggctgagggactttggCATGTTCTGTCTGGAAAAGAGGTTGAGGGGGAACAAGATTGCCATCTTAAATATATGAAAGATTCTAATTTAGAGGACAGCAGGGAGTTACTGACTTCTGGGAGTTACTGACTTCTGACCACATTACTGACTTCTGGGACCTCAACTAATCTGGTTTTGGGGAGGCAAAGGGTGTTATGATTGCTGGAGGGAATGCTAATGTTAGCACGGTTTGGACCCAGTCACATACTGGTTTTGCAGGGAAGGAAATATTGCTCGTAGTTGAAGGAAGGTGTAAGCAAATTCCTCTAAGTGGCAAAGGGCCCATGTTGGAGTTTTGGATCGCATGCACCTTTCAACAAACTGTACAAATGCATTCTCAAACAAATGGCAACTCTTCATGAATTTGAACATCAAACAGCAATTCTGTCAAGCTAAGTTTAAAGTTTGTCAGTCaaccagaaaaaaacacacacaaaggctCAGTATgcatctccccctcccacacacacacaatatatggATAGATGCCAGACAAGTCAGGGTGAACTTGGTTTTCCTTGTCGCTCCTGAAGTTTTGGTACATTTagaatttaaactttttttctattaaaaagtctttctttgggggggggcagaaggcagGCACATACACATGAAGGAGGGGCCAGAAATGACGCCACGGGGGCGGAAGGGAGACCAAGCCGGTCTTCTGACTGCCCCATAAAAGCCGCCAGACGAAGGGAGGCGGCGAAGAGTCAGCGGGGAGTTTGTGCAGCGACTGCCTTGCTAGGACTGTGTGCTCAGCTGACCGAATGGATCCCGCTGTTTCTGCCATCGCTTTGGCCCTGGGCGGCCCCTTGCTCTGGCTCTTAGTGCTGTCAGGGATGCTGACTTTCGTGGCCTCTCACAAACTAGGATTAACCTACCAGCTTTGGCATCAGGTGGACACCCAGAGCCCTCGGCATGGCGGGGAGAGTGTGGTGGAAGTGCTGAAAGCCCACGGTGTGCGTCACGTCTTCACCCTGGTGGGAGGACACATATCACCTATTCTGGTGGCTTGTGAGAAGATGGGCATTTGTGTGGTGGACACAAGGCATGAAACGACAGCTGTGTTTGCAGCCGATGCAGTGGCTCGACTCTCAGGGACAGTGGGAGTTGCTGCAGTGACCGCAGGACCAGGAGTGACAAACACCGTGACGGCAATGAAGAATGCGCAGATGGCAGAGTCCCCCGTGCTGTTGATCGGAGGGGCTGCAGAAGGGGCGAGAGGCTCTCCAGGACATTGACGAGCTGTCGCTCTTCAAGCCCCTCTGCAAATTCTGTGCCACGGTGAAGACTGTGCGGGAGATCGTCCCTGTGCTGCGGAAGGCCATTGCCGTTGCCCAGAGTGATACACTAGGTCCTGTGTTTGTGGAGTTCCCTTTGGATGTGCTGTATCCCTATCATCTGGTCAAGAGAGAGCAGTTGAAAGCTCAGGCTGCGAAGGGCCTGGTGGGAAACATGGTCAACTTGTATCTGTGCCACTATGTAGCGAACCTGTTTGCTGGGGCGTGGGAGCCGAGGGACCGTTCACCACTGCCAGTGAGGGTGCCGCGTGCCACCAAGGGTCAGGTCCAGCAGTGTGTGGAGCTCATCAGCCGAGCCAAGAAACCGCTCCTCCTTCTTGGTAGCCAAGTGACATCACCTCCGACGCCCGTAGAGGTACTCAGAGCTGCGTTAGAGCACATGAAGGAGGAAAGACAGCCAAGTAACAGGAAGCAGAGGGCTACTTCTGTGCACCGGTACTGAAGTGACTACCTGCAAACATCTCTGGGAAAAGCAGATCTTGCTTCCCAGGACTCATAAATGTGCTCTTCATAGCAAAAGCAGCAATGACAGGCAATAGTGACTCCCCACTCCCAAAACTTCCCGTTTGTGAGAATGAATACTACTTCTATGTCACATGTTGTATGATGTTCTATCTGTGATTGTATCATACCTGCTCAGGTATCCCCCGCCCCTTTTCTGTTTCCATCTCTGATGCTCTCTTTGCCAAGTGTTAGCATACCCTAGGATACATATGTTCACATATGGTCACAATGGGATGAATtatgttacattttaaaacaagttttccAGCAGTTAcaagaaaatattgtttttaaaacccCTGGGCACCTGATTGTGGAAAGGGGCCTGATTCATGAAAAACATATCATGAAAGCAGTGAGATGAGATGCCAGATTCATAGCCAGGTTTCCAGGCACACTGGTCCTGAAAAGTAGCCATGGAAAAGGAGGATGGGCAATGGGGTCATAATGCCGGGGAGTTCATCTCCTCCATCATTTCCCAGACGGAATTTCCCTTTGCCAAGCTGCTAACAGCCTCTGCAGGGGTGGGAGTGTTAGGTGGGACTGCCCACTGTCTTTCCCCCTATAACCTCTTGGGATGTGTGTGATTTCTCGAAAGGGTAGAGACAGGAAACTAGACTCCCAGCCCCAAGTCCCACACCGACCACACCCCTGCTTCTAAAGACAATTAAAATTAACTGGAAATGTGCTCATGAATCTTGCCTAGTGCTGTTGTTCTGCCAAGATAGGAGGAAATTGTTATCACACTTTTCTGCAtgatttaaaaatctgcagaaacAGCAGGGTAGAGTTAAGATTCTTTGAACCACTAGGCAGGGCAACATATACCAATTCATTAGCAAGTCATATACACACTACGTTAAGGAGAGTTATCATTGTCCTTCTAGTTCACTGTCCTCTGTACTGTGCTTGCTATCTCTGCGCTTTGCATAGGAATGCTATTCCATGGATTTGGTGTTGTAAAATAGCCCCTACACATTACATGCTGATTTTGAGTCTTGCGAAAAAGCCAGTCTCAATATTTGCCATCTGTAAAATGGCATAAATTCAACAGCATAGGTTTTTGTCAGTTCGTGATACAGCCTTAAATCTCCACTGCTAGgtttaacacccactctgtcctgtattttgttttatttttactgatatgcctaataaaggtcagttgaagttgaggTTGATCTAGGGTGGTTGGATATCATGTTCTGCTGGTATTGTTTGGAGGTAGGAGAAAACATAAGCACATCATAGCACAGCTAAGAAAAGAGGGCTTTACATAGAGATGCTACCTCCGCACCTGTGAGGCTACAAACCAGGTACCAGAACTTTtgtcccattatgcatggaaggcttaccttggggctcttcactgcccCAGTAGGCTTAAAGTGGACTCTCCTCAAAAATCTCTGATGTCCAGACCAAGGCTGTGCTAACTGGCaactctgcctgctctggcagtgaagcaaattaaaagtcattccAGAAGTATGAGAGAGATTGGAAAGTGAAAGCTCCAGgcaacaagaaatcttgctatgatggacattcacccccatcgcGCAGCAGACTCCTTGTTCATGATCCACCTCTGATTTCAAGAACTGGAAATCCTACGctaggactttaaaaaaatctctccatTCTTAACATCATAGAACCCAAGAAATGGATTGCTCCCCACTTTGAATGCCTAAACAAATCCTTGAAAGTTGTATTTACTATTTTGACTTTTCGCTGTCAGGGCCAGCTTTACAGTAGTGCTCTACATTGTCTCCTTGGCTAACCTTTCAATAACAGTTCTGTTAAGTAATGACTTGAGAGACCACAGTCAAGTTCAAGAGAAATCCAAGCTATCACACCTACCAATTCTCTTGTTTTTATCATAAGATTGAGCACCACCTAGTGACTACGCTGATTACAGCAGAAATAAACTCTTTGCTGTCAAGCAACTGCTGGCTTAAGGCGACATTTTTAAgtcattctgggggaggggggttagcattgcctgcctctgcatagcaactcttttaaaaaatctgtctttcaaaacaaacaaaaagattaaGAAAGGAATATAAGCTtctataaaatatttccaaatatctaaaaaataAGTACTTATTCAGTTGTTGTCTATATGAAACGCACTGAAATACTGATAAAAGTTGTAAGGTCCTCAACTAATTCATTGacattggctgattctgcacaacacaacatattttgaggctgaaatataaaatgtttcctgctggaattccacacagctttttccttaAAACGTttagaagatgttttattttctctcaaaacgttttattttgaaaacactaaataGCATTTTTCcctaagatgttttcaaaatgttccctgcttgctgtgcagaaagcaggagaaAGTTCATTCTTCCTGCCCAACTTAccagcttccactttcattttctctgcagccagtgcctgccattttgtgatgccGCAGAGATTTTCCATGCTGctagccatttgctgaaggcttcCGATGGCAGTTTCTTCTGCTCGCAGCTCATTTGCATGCAATTTCACTGTGTACAGTACATcgataaagttagtttggactcgCAATCCCGTGCACGtgtagtttttcctttttgtttgttttcaatgagacatCTTCAAAGTTACGACTTGATATGAAAATCTGCAATATagctcagtggcgtagcgccaatggagcgggggcattctggggtggggaacGCCACAGCAGGGGTACAGGGCGTGCACGTCCctcgggcacagtttcccctcactccacctctgctgtAGTTTCAAAGAtctctttgaaaacaaaaaaggaaaaatgacgcATGCACAGGATTTCCcatccaaactaactttattcatgtactttacacagtGAAATCACATGCAAATGAGCTGCAAGCCAAGGAAATCTGtcggaaaccttcagcaaatggctggcaGCTCGGAGAATCTCtgtagcagcacaaaatggcaggcacaacaaaatgaaactgacaagctttgtcaggcaggcaggcagaaagaactgttttggcctgAAATGCTTTATTGTCCTGCGCtgtgtggggcaaggaagccaaAACAGTTCAGATGTTTTAAGTGTTCTGTGCAAAATGGGCCATCATCTCTCCAATGTTATTACACAGGTCTTTTAGCTGTAGAAAGCTAACGGACCATCAGTTAGCTTCCAGGAGATGGGCAGATAGTATAAAAGTACAGAAAAATCCTCAAAAACCAATGAACGTTTGAATAAAAAAATGATATGAGTAATAACTTCTTCCCAGATAAACAGGACATGCCCAAAGCATAGCTTTAAAGGATGTCTTCTATGAATCACAGCATCAACAATTAATCATTTAACTCAATTCTTTACTAAAGCGTCACTATTGTGTTGAATGTTGGAAGTTAAGATCTATACAGAGAGCAGATGTAGACTTCAAGGCCATGCCTCTCTGTTACAGCAAAACAAGGCAATCTAGCACTTTATCCCATACATTCCTTGTATACCATATTTAATaatcaacatcaaatatttataaagaaaTATTGTAGGTTTTGTTTTCCTCATCGATTCAATtaagagttttcaggagcaaaggGAAGTCCAAGACACTTAATACCATCAGATGTTGCAATTGTAAACACTGCTAGTCAATAAAAGTTGACTAGTCATTCCCGGATCTCAGCATAGAAAATGCACAGAGACCCTGTTCTGCCTGGGTGGTCTCCTATGCAAGAAAAAGTGGCTGCCCTTTCAAGGAAGGTTAATTGTGCTTAGATTAAAAgatagcttgggctatccaggtcaaggtagAAGCAAAGTAGCTGTGAAGTAACATTTAATCTATTATTCTATTAATCCATTTATTATTCTATTAATCTAATTCATTTAATCTATTATTGACGGGGAGGAACttcatagtagtagtagtggcagcagcagcagaccagaaAGAAGGGAGCAGCAGAAGGGTCTATCTGTTTCTTTTCACACTCAACCTATTTTCCGTGATTGATCTGTCACTTTGAAATTCTGATTAAGTTGTGCTTCTTCTGCTTGCTTAAGTTGCATTTACACATGCACCTTTGCTGGAGCTCTGTGAATTACAAATACCTTCAGGTGGCAGTTTCTAGGGGCCTCTGTATTGATAACCCCCTCTTCCAATTTCTGACATCTCTTTCTCTCCATAACATGTTCATGGTATGAGCCACTGTACAAACTTACATCCCATTTATCACAACGAAAAGCTGTTATCAAAAACAGAATTTCCTAAGATTGTGACAGAAACACATAATCCTCCCAAACAACAAAACCTGGTGCACGCACTCCCTTCCCTACCAATAAACAAGCCACACATCTTTCCCCCCAATAAAATAGCAGCATTAAGCACACAGAGAGGCTGGATAAGGGTTAAACAGAGTGTTTTCATTTTAGCAGATTGGAAGCTACTTTTAAAAGATGGTTTCCACTTCTCAGTAGGTCACATGTGTACTGTCTTCCCTTGACGCTTGTCTCATCAGCATGGGCCTTTGCTGGCGATCTGGacattcttcttctcctccctgtagagagaaagaaaatgactgGGGATGGTGAAATGTACAAGCCCCATCCCAGAATATCAGTCTGGTGACTCATCCACAGACATCAGGTATCACATTCAACTATTAATTCCTCTGTGAAGAAAAGATCCCACCTAGATATGACAAGCGAGTAGGAGATGTCAGCAACTCAGCCTGGAAACTCGGACAGCCACTGCCACAGGAACTAATATCGGCCTTCACAAACAAAGGGTTTGACATGATATATAACAGCGTCATGTGGTAGGGAGAACTCTGGGAAAAATTACTCCCTTGACAGGGTCAAAACAAATGGTTGTGACCATTCAGTTTCTATCAACATGCAGACACTGCTAGCCTAAGTAGGCAGTCTCagttttagttgggggaattaggtGGGACAGAGAGCGGGAGGGGGCAATTGGGATCGATAACTTATGTATATCAGGATAGTCtttggtgaaaactctcaaatgagcaggcagttgtataattcAAATGTAGTTTTACTAAGGGATAAAAATACAAAactagaaaatatattttaagcaacaaGCGCACACATGCAAAGCATACGAgggctgactaagagaaaagagaggaagttggatagggtttcaaagatgggtgatagttaccagttttGAAGGACGTTCAGGGAAAGCAGCGCTGAAGTGGAAAATGACTAGCATTTTCAGGAGCAAAGCAAATAACCCATATGCAAGTGAGTGCGCATGCATGGATCCAGAAAaccacacacactatgaatggtcAAAGGGCCAATATTTACACCctaaaatgggtcctgaggtaaTATGTGGAACGCTGACTGGAAAGCCAGAGACAATAAATTaactgattgcttttccagggatCCAGAGAAAAGATAGGAGAGGTttgatgagttgtcaggacccaagaaaatgcctggactattctcttgaataccaATTGAGAgttgattaaatcaccttagggtgacccAATGGGGATTAGCTAGCTAGATTAGCTAGGGGATTGGCCAGCAAAgcaagggcagtggcgtagcgccaaggggacagggcgagggcgttctggggcaggggcagatgggggtgtggcgggggcgcagggcgcatgcgtgGCCCAGGtatagtttccccttgctccgcccctgcattAGGGCCAGGGGAAACGTTCAGTGGTCAACTACCTGCCAGCCCAGTCTTGACACACAAAATTCTCTGAGAGGCCTCCATTTTTTGTAGAGTAGTGCCTTTTTCTGATGCCAGTCTGGCCCACATGCCTTCATGGTACTCCCGTAGCGGAAGAGGAGGCCGACTGCTTACAACAGTTTCattgggacttttaaaaaaaagttctgcatAATTGGGTAGTCCCAATTAGGCAGAAATCTCTCCATCATGTGTGAGTGGCCCAGTTTCACTAAGGGTCCTTGAAAGGGTCCTTGAAGACCtacaaaaaaaggggaggaagagTAATCAATGGAAAAAATTCATCTCCTCATTCTATGAGTGGAGgttttcctgaagtttaggtgCTGAACTGCAGTGGTTTGTCTCTGTGCTGCCTCACAGcgttatttttgtatttgttgtcTTTCCATGGCTTGCATACTTTAACAAACCACCTTTGGTCCAATTTGAGAAAACCCAAAGGC
The DNA window shown above is from Sphaerodactylus townsendi isolate TG3544 linkage group LG07, MPM_Stown_v2.3, whole genome shotgun sequence and carries:
- the LOC125437036 gene encoding LOW QUALITY PROTEIN: 2-hydroxyacyl-CoA lyase 2-like (The sequence of the model RefSeq protein was modified relative to this genomic sequence to represent the inferred CDS: inserted 2 bases in 1 codon), producing the protein MDPAVSAIALALGGPLLWLLVLSGMLTFVASHKLGLTYQLWHQVDTQSPRHGGESVVEVLKAHGVRHVFTLVGGHISPILVACEKMGICVVDTRHETTAVFAADAVARLSGTVGVAAVTAGPGVTNTVTAMKNAQMAESPVLLIGGAAXKGREALQDIDELSLFKPLCKFCATVKTVREIVPVLRKAIAVAQSDTLGPVFVEFPLDVLYPYHLVKREQLKAQAAKGLVGNMVNLYLCHYVANLFAGAWEPRDRSPLPVRVPRATKGQVQQCVELISRAKKPLLLLGSQVTSPPTPVEVLRAALEHMKEERQPSNRKQRATSVHRY